The Syngnathus typhle isolate RoL2023-S1 ecotype Sweden linkage group LG16, RoL_Styp_1.0, whole genome shotgun sequence genome includes a region encoding these proteins:
- the eml1 gene encoding echinoderm microtubule-associated protein-like 1 isoform X1 has translation MQKQRSKCLIAQASVLLQKMSQMDLVVYKWLWTLSCELDDSASASSSMEVTDRIASLEQRVQMQEDEIQLLKSALADVVRRLNASEEQQAMSSRRGPTKEPPLMRKSPSADSHVGKSARPMIATLPLRPSVNNGTILPKKGGGTLPSPSGSGSRKDTGTASTRSTVRRANSNEHVGSLTRRDSGDAKGNRTRAGSTGSNSSGKRSDSKQRDPVFNAGMRRVTHCKEEGYVKMYLKGRPITMFMPKDQVDGYCLEARADLPANKLKLDWVYGYRGRDCRSNLYLLPTGETVYFIASVVVLFNVDEQLQRHYTGHTDDIKCLAVHPDKITIATGQVAGTSLEGKLAPHIRVWDSVSLNTLHVLGAAYFERALVCLAFSKSNGGNTLCVVDDSNDHVLSVWDWQREDRLAEVKTSNDTVFAADFHPTDSNILVTCGKSHLHFWNLEKGMLVKKQGLFEKHEKPKFLLCVTFAENGDTITGDSSGNILVWGKGTNRISHVIHGAHEGSIFALCMLRNGTLLSGGKDSRLISWDSGYQQIQTVEVPDLFGPIRTVAEGRGETVLIGTTKNFVLQGSLDGEFVPITQGHTDELWGLAVHPCRPHFLTCGYDRQVCMWDSSSHQLVWSKNMEDTAQSADFHPSGSVVAIGTQIGRWLVLDTDSKDLVTVHTDGNEQLSVMSFGPDGNFLAIGSHDSYIYIYAVAENGRKYSRVGKCSGHSSFITHLDWSVDSQYLVSNSGDYEILYWIPSVCKQVVSMETIRDIEWATHTCTLGFQVFGMWSDGSDGTDINAGSRSNDKSLLATGDDFGKVHLFSFPCSQFRAPSHVYGGHSSHVTNVTFLYNDNCLVSTGGKDMSVMQWRIV, from the exons ATGACAGCGCGTCAGCATCCAGCAGCATGGAGGTCACAGACCGCATCGCCTCCCTGGAGCAGAGGGTCCAGATGCAGGAGGACGAGATCCAGCTGCTCAAATCCGCTCTGGCCGACGTGGTCCGTCGGCTCAACGCGTCTGAGGAGCAGCAAGCCATGAGCTCACGACGAGGGCCAACCAAAG AGCCTCCTTTGATGAGAAAGTCACCCTCGGCAGACAGCCATGTTGGGAAGTCAG CCCGGCCAATGATCGCCACCCTGCCGTTAAGACCTTCAGTGAACAACGGGACCATCCTACCAAAGAAAGGCGGTGGCACTCTGCCATCCCCGTCTGGATCTGGATCCAGGAAGGACACCGGCACAGCATCCACCAGGAG CACGGTGAGGAGAGCCAATTCCAACGAGCATGTCGGGTCTCTCACGCGGAGGGACTCGGGCGACGCCAAGGGCAACCGAACTCGCGCCGGGTCGACGGGAAGCAATTCCAGTGGCAAGAGAAGTGACAG CAAGCAGAGGGACCCGGTGTTCAATGCAG GGATGCGACGTGTGACACACTGCAAAG AGGAAGGTTAtgtgaaaatgtatttgaaagGCCGTCCCATCACCATGTTCATGCCCAAAGACCAAGTGGACGGCTACTGTTTGGAAGCCAGAGCCGACCTTCCGGCGAACAAACTCAAACTGGACTGGgt ATACGGTTACCGCGGTCGAGACTGCCGTTCTAATCTTTACTTGTTGCCCACCGGAGAAACGGTGTACTTCATTGCTTCTGTGGTTGTCCTCTTCAACGTGGATGAGCAGTTGCAGAGACACTACACTGGACACACGGACGACATTAAATG ctTGGCAGTCCACCCTGATAAAATCACCATAGCAACCGGGCAGGTTGCCGGCACCTCTTTGGAGGGTAAA TTGGCTCCACATATTCGCGTGTGGGACTCTGTCAGCCTCAACACGCTTCATGTTCTGGGAGCGGCTTACTTTGAGCGAGCGCTTGTCTGCTTGGCTTTCTCTAAGTCG AATGGAGGAAACACGCTTTGTGTTGTTGACGACTCGAATGATCACGTGCTGTCTGTTTGGGACTGGCAGCGAGAAGACAGACTGGCTGAGGTCAAG ACGTCCAACGACACAGTCTTTGCTGCAGACTTTCACCCGACTGACAGCAACATCCTGGTGACCTGTGGCAAGTCACACCTCCATTTTTGGAACTTGGAAAAAGGCATGCTGGTCAAGAAGCAAGGACTTTTCGAG AAACATGAGAAGCCCAAATTCCTTTTATGCGTGACCTTTGCAGAAAATGGAGATACCATCACTGGCGACTCAAGTGGAAACATATTGGTGTGGGGAAAAG GCACTAATCGCATCAGTCACGTCATCCACGGAGCTCACGAAGGCAGCATCTTTGCCCTGTGCATGCTGAGGAATGGCACGCTGTTGTCCGGAGGCAAAGACTCCCGCCTCATCTCTTGGGATAGCGGCTACCAGCAGATCCAAACAGTGGAG GTGCCAGATTTGTTTGGGCCCATCCGAACTGTAGCAGAGGGCAGAGGTGAGACTGTTCTCATCGGAACCACAAAGAACTTTGTTTTGCAAGGCAGCTTGGATGGAGAGTTTGTGCCCATTACTCAG GGTCACACAGATGAGTTGTGGGGTCTGGCTGTGCACCCCTGTAGGCCCCACTTTCTCACGTGTGGTTATGATAGACAAGTGTGTATGTGGGATTCCAGTTCACATCAACTCGTCTGGAGTAAAAACATGGAA GACACTGCCCAATCTGCAGACTTCCACCCGTCTGGATCTGTTGTTGCTATAGGAACCCAGATTGGCAG GTGGCTGGTACTGGACACTGACTCAAAGGATTTGGTCACAGTGCACACAGATGGAAATGAACAACTTTCTGTTATGAGCTTTGGCCCAG ACGGCAATTTCCTGGCCATCGGCTCTCATGACAGCTACATCTATATCTATGCCGTGGCAGAAAATGGCAGGAAGTACAGCAGAGTGGGCAAGTGCTCA GGTCATTCTAGTTTCATCACCCATCTGGACTGGTCAGTGGATTCCCAGTACTTGGTGTCTAACTCAGGAGACTATGAGATACTATACT GGATCCCATCCGTGTGCAAGCAGGTGGTCAGCATGGAGACCATCAGAGATATTGAATGGGCCACACACACCTGCACTCTCGGCTTTCAGGTTTTTG GCATGTGGTCCGATGGCTCGGACGGCACCGACATCAATGCTGGAAGCAGATCCAATGATAAGAGCCTTCTTGCTACTGGTGACGACTTTGGGAAGGTCCACCTCTTCTCCTTCCCCTGTTCTCAGTTCAGG GCTCCCAGCCATGTTTACGGTGGCCACAGCAGCCACGTGACCAACGTGACGTTCCTGTATAATGACAACTGCCtggtgtccaccggagggaagGACATGAGTGTGATGCAATGGAGGATAGTCTGA
- the eml1 gene encoding echinoderm microtubule-associated protein-like 1 isoform X9, protein MEDGFSSYSSLYDTSSLLQFCNDDSASASSSMEVTDRIASLEQRVQMQEDEIQLLKSALADVVRRLNASEEQQAMSSRRGPTKARPMIATLPLRPSVNNGTILPKKGGGTLPSPSGSGSRKDTGTASTRSTVRRANSNEHVGSLTRRDSGDAKGNRTRAGSTGSNSSGKRSDSKQRDPVFNAEEGYVKMYLKGRPITMFMPKDQVDGYCLEARADLPANKLKLDWVYGYRGRDCRSNLYLLPTGETVYFIASVVVLFNVDEQLQRHYTGHTDDIKCLAVHPDKITIATGQVAGTSLEGKLAPHIRVWDSVSLNTLHVLGAAYFERALVCLAFSKSNGGNTLCVVDDSNDHVLSVWDWQREDRLAEVKTSNDTVFAADFHPTDSNILVTCGKSHLHFWNLEKGMLVKKQGLFEKHEKPKFLLCVTFAENGDTITGDSSGNILVWGKGTNRISHVIHGAHEGSIFALCMLRNGTLLSGGKDSRLISWDSGYQQIQTVEVPDLFGPIRTVAEGRGETVLIGTTKNFVLQGSLDGEFVPITQGHTDELWGLAVHPCRPHFLTCGYDRQVCMWDSSSHQLVWSKNMEDTAQSADFHPSGSVVAIGTQIGRWLVLDTDSKDLVTVHTDGNEQLSVMSFGPDGNFLAIGSHDSYIYIYAVAENGRKYSRVGKCSGHSSFITHLDWSVDSQYLVSNSGDYEILYWIPSVCKQVVSMETIRDIEWATHTCTLGFQVFGMWSDGSDGTDINAGSRSNDKSLLATGDDFGKVHLFSFPCSQFRAPSHVYGGHSSHVTNVTFLYNDNCLVSTGGKDMSVMQWRIV, encoded by the exons ATGGAGGACGGCTTTTCCAGCTACAGCAGCTTGTATGACACCTCGTCGCTGCTGCAGTTCTGCAATG ATGACAGCGCGTCAGCATCCAGCAGCATGGAGGTCACAGACCGCATCGCCTCCCTGGAGCAGAGGGTCCAGATGCAGGAGGACGAGATCCAGCTGCTCAAATCCGCTCTGGCCGACGTGGTCCGTCGGCTCAACGCGTCTGAGGAGCAGCAAGCCATGAGCTCACGACGAGGGCCAACCAAAG CCCGGCCAATGATCGCCACCCTGCCGTTAAGACCTTCAGTGAACAACGGGACCATCCTACCAAAGAAAGGCGGTGGCACTCTGCCATCCCCGTCTGGATCTGGATCCAGGAAGGACACCGGCACAGCATCCACCAGGAG CACGGTGAGGAGAGCCAATTCCAACGAGCATGTCGGGTCTCTCACGCGGAGGGACTCGGGCGACGCCAAGGGCAACCGAACTCGCGCCGGGTCGACGGGAAGCAATTCCAGTGGCAAGAGAAGTGACAG CAAGCAGAGGGACCCGGTGTTCAATGCAG AGGAAGGTTAtgtgaaaatgtatttgaaagGCCGTCCCATCACCATGTTCATGCCCAAAGACCAAGTGGACGGCTACTGTTTGGAAGCCAGAGCCGACCTTCCGGCGAACAAACTCAAACTGGACTGGgt ATACGGTTACCGCGGTCGAGACTGCCGTTCTAATCTTTACTTGTTGCCCACCGGAGAAACGGTGTACTTCATTGCTTCTGTGGTTGTCCTCTTCAACGTGGATGAGCAGTTGCAGAGACACTACACTGGACACACGGACGACATTAAATG ctTGGCAGTCCACCCTGATAAAATCACCATAGCAACCGGGCAGGTTGCCGGCACCTCTTTGGAGGGTAAA TTGGCTCCACATATTCGCGTGTGGGACTCTGTCAGCCTCAACACGCTTCATGTTCTGGGAGCGGCTTACTTTGAGCGAGCGCTTGTCTGCTTGGCTTTCTCTAAGTCG AATGGAGGAAACACGCTTTGTGTTGTTGACGACTCGAATGATCACGTGCTGTCTGTTTGGGACTGGCAGCGAGAAGACAGACTGGCTGAGGTCAAG ACGTCCAACGACACAGTCTTTGCTGCAGACTTTCACCCGACTGACAGCAACATCCTGGTGACCTGTGGCAAGTCACACCTCCATTTTTGGAACTTGGAAAAAGGCATGCTGGTCAAGAAGCAAGGACTTTTCGAG AAACATGAGAAGCCCAAATTCCTTTTATGCGTGACCTTTGCAGAAAATGGAGATACCATCACTGGCGACTCAAGTGGAAACATATTGGTGTGGGGAAAAG GCACTAATCGCATCAGTCACGTCATCCACGGAGCTCACGAAGGCAGCATCTTTGCCCTGTGCATGCTGAGGAATGGCACGCTGTTGTCCGGAGGCAAAGACTCCCGCCTCATCTCTTGGGATAGCGGCTACCAGCAGATCCAAACAGTGGAG GTGCCAGATTTGTTTGGGCCCATCCGAACTGTAGCAGAGGGCAGAGGTGAGACTGTTCTCATCGGAACCACAAAGAACTTTGTTTTGCAAGGCAGCTTGGATGGAGAGTTTGTGCCCATTACTCAG GGTCACACAGATGAGTTGTGGGGTCTGGCTGTGCACCCCTGTAGGCCCCACTTTCTCACGTGTGGTTATGATAGACAAGTGTGTATGTGGGATTCCAGTTCACATCAACTCGTCTGGAGTAAAAACATGGAA GACACTGCCCAATCTGCAGACTTCCACCCGTCTGGATCTGTTGTTGCTATAGGAACCCAGATTGGCAG GTGGCTGGTACTGGACACTGACTCAAAGGATTTGGTCACAGTGCACACAGATGGAAATGAACAACTTTCTGTTATGAGCTTTGGCCCAG ACGGCAATTTCCTGGCCATCGGCTCTCATGACAGCTACATCTATATCTATGCCGTGGCAGAAAATGGCAGGAAGTACAGCAGAGTGGGCAAGTGCTCA GGTCATTCTAGTTTCATCACCCATCTGGACTGGTCAGTGGATTCCCAGTACTTGGTGTCTAACTCAGGAGACTATGAGATACTATACT GGATCCCATCCGTGTGCAAGCAGGTGGTCAGCATGGAGACCATCAGAGATATTGAATGGGCCACACACACCTGCACTCTCGGCTTTCAGGTTTTTG GCATGTGGTCCGATGGCTCGGACGGCACCGACATCAATGCTGGAAGCAGATCCAATGATAAGAGCCTTCTTGCTACTGGTGACGACTTTGGGAAGGTCCACCTCTTCTCCTTCCCCTGTTCTCAGTTCAGG GCTCCCAGCCATGTTTACGGTGGCCACAGCAGCCACGTGACCAACGTGACGTTCCTGTATAATGACAACTGCCtggtgtccaccggagggaagGACATGAGTGTGATGCAATGGAGGATAGTCTGA
- the eml1 gene encoding echinoderm microtubule-associated protein-like 1 isoform X4, protein MEDGFSSYSSLYDTSSLLQFCNDDSASASSSMEVTDRIASLEQRVQMQEDEIQLLKSALADVVRRLNASEEQQAMSSRRGPTKEPPLMRKSPSADSHVGKSARPMIATLPLRPSVNNGTILPKKGGGTLPSPSGSGSRKDTGTASTRSTVRRANSNEHVGSLTRRDSGDAKGNRTRAGSTGSNSSGKRSDSKQRDPVFNAGMRRVTHCKEEGYVKMYLKGRPITMFMPKDQVDGYCLEARADLPANKLKLDWVYGYRGRDCRSNLYLLPTGETVYFIASVVVLFNVDEQLQRHYTGHTDDIKCLAVHPDKITIATGQVAGTSLEGKLAPHIRVWDSVSLNTLHVLGAAYFERALVCLAFSKSNGGNTLCVVDDSNDHVLSVWDWQREDRLAEVKTSNDTVFAADFHPTDSNILVTCGKSHLHFWNLEKGMLVKKQGLFEKHEKPKFLLCVTFAENGDTITGDSSGNILVWGKGTNRISHVIHGAHEGSIFALCMLRNGTLLSGGKDSRLISWDSGYQQIQTVEVPDLFGPIRTVAEGRGETVLIGTTKNFVLQGSLDGEFVPITQGHTDELWGLAVHPCRPHFLTCGYDRQVCMWDSSSHQLVWSKNMEDTAQSADFHPSGSVVAIGTQIGRWLVLDTDSKDLVTVHTDGNEQLSVMSFGPDGNFLAIGSHDSYIYIYAVAENGRKYSRVGKCSGHSSFITHLDWSVDSQYLVSNSGDYEILYWIPSVCKQVVSMETIRDIEWATHTCTLGFQVFGMWSDGSDGTDINAGSRSNDKSLLATGDDFGKVHLFSFPCSQFRAPSHVYGGHSSHVTNVTFLYNDNCLVSTGGKDMSVMQWRIV, encoded by the exons ATGGAGGACGGCTTTTCCAGCTACAGCAGCTTGTATGACACCTCGTCGCTGCTGCAGTTCTGCAATG ATGACAGCGCGTCAGCATCCAGCAGCATGGAGGTCACAGACCGCATCGCCTCCCTGGAGCAGAGGGTCCAGATGCAGGAGGACGAGATCCAGCTGCTCAAATCCGCTCTGGCCGACGTGGTCCGTCGGCTCAACGCGTCTGAGGAGCAGCAAGCCATGAGCTCACGACGAGGGCCAACCAAAG AGCCTCCTTTGATGAGAAAGTCACCCTCGGCAGACAGCCATGTTGGGAAGTCAG CCCGGCCAATGATCGCCACCCTGCCGTTAAGACCTTCAGTGAACAACGGGACCATCCTACCAAAGAAAGGCGGTGGCACTCTGCCATCCCCGTCTGGATCTGGATCCAGGAAGGACACCGGCACAGCATCCACCAGGAG CACGGTGAGGAGAGCCAATTCCAACGAGCATGTCGGGTCTCTCACGCGGAGGGACTCGGGCGACGCCAAGGGCAACCGAACTCGCGCCGGGTCGACGGGAAGCAATTCCAGTGGCAAGAGAAGTGACAG CAAGCAGAGGGACCCGGTGTTCAATGCAG GGATGCGACGTGTGACACACTGCAAAG AGGAAGGTTAtgtgaaaatgtatttgaaagGCCGTCCCATCACCATGTTCATGCCCAAAGACCAAGTGGACGGCTACTGTTTGGAAGCCAGAGCCGACCTTCCGGCGAACAAACTCAAACTGGACTGGgt ATACGGTTACCGCGGTCGAGACTGCCGTTCTAATCTTTACTTGTTGCCCACCGGAGAAACGGTGTACTTCATTGCTTCTGTGGTTGTCCTCTTCAACGTGGATGAGCAGTTGCAGAGACACTACACTGGACACACGGACGACATTAAATG ctTGGCAGTCCACCCTGATAAAATCACCATAGCAACCGGGCAGGTTGCCGGCACCTCTTTGGAGGGTAAA TTGGCTCCACATATTCGCGTGTGGGACTCTGTCAGCCTCAACACGCTTCATGTTCTGGGAGCGGCTTACTTTGAGCGAGCGCTTGTCTGCTTGGCTTTCTCTAAGTCG AATGGAGGAAACACGCTTTGTGTTGTTGACGACTCGAATGATCACGTGCTGTCTGTTTGGGACTGGCAGCGAGAAGACAGACTGGCTGAGGTCAAG ACGTCCAACGACACAGTCTTTGCTGCAGACTTTCACCCGACTGACAGCAACATCCTGGTGACCTGTGGCAAGTCACACCTCCATTTTTGGAACTTGGAAAAAGGCATGCTGGTCAAGAAGCAAGGACTTTTCGAG AAACATGAGAAGCCCAAATTCCTTTTATGCGTGACCTTTGCAGAAAATGGAGATACCATCACTGGCGACTCAAGTGGAAACATATTGGTGTGGGGAAAAG GCACTAATCGCATCAGTCACGTCATCCACGGAGCTCACGAAGGCAGCATCTTTGCCCTGTGCATGCTGAGGAATGGCACGCTGTTGTCCGGAGGCAAAGACTCCCGCCTCATCTCTTGGGATAGCGGCTACCAGCAGATCCAAACAGTGGAG GTGCCAGATTTGTTTGGGCCCATCCGAACTGTAGCAGAGGGCAGAGGTGAGACTGTTCTCATCGGAACCACAAAGAACTTTGTTTTGCAAGGCAGCTTGGATGGAGAGTTTGTGCCCATTACTCAG GGTCACACAGATGAGTTGTGGGGTCTGGCTGTGCACCCCTGTAGGCCCCACTTTCTCACGTGTGGTTATGATAGACAAGTGTGTATGTGGGATTCCAGTTCACATCAACTCGTCTGGAGTAAAAACATGGAA GACACTGCCCAATCTGCAGACTTCCACCCGTCTGGATCTGTTGTTGCTATAGGAACCCAGATTGGCAG GTGGCTGGTACTGGACACTGACTCAAAGGATTTGGTCACAGTGCACACAGATGGAAATGAACAACTTTCTGTTATGAGCTTTGGCCCAG ACGGCAATTTCCTGGCCATCGGCTCTCATGACAGCTACATCTATATCTATGCCGTGGCAGAAAATGGCAGGAAGTACAGCAGAGTGGGCAAGTGCTCA GGTCATTCTAGTTTCATCACCCATCTGGACTGGTCAGTGGATTCCCAGTACTTGGTGTCTAACTCAGGAGACTATGAGATACTATACT GGATCCCATCCGTGTGCAAGCAGGTGGTCAGCATGGAGACCATCAGAGATATTGAATGGGCCACACACACCTGCACTCTCGGCTTTCAGGTTTTTG GCATGTGGTCCGATGGCTCGGACGGCACCGACATCAATGCTGGAAGCAGATCCAATGATAAGAGCCTTCTTGCTACTGGTGACGACTTTGGGAAGGTCCACCTCTTCTCCTTCCCCTGTTCTCAGTTCAGG GCTCCCAGCCATGTTTACGGTGGCCACAGCAGCCACGTGACCAACGTGACGTTCCTGTATAATGACAACTGCCtggtgtccaccggagggaagGACATGAGTGTGATGCAATGGAGGATAGTCTGA
- the eml1 gene encoding echinoderm microtubule-associated protein-like 1 isoform X8, producing MEDGFSSYSSLYDTSSLLQFCNDDSASASSSMEVTDRIASLEQRVQMQEDEIQLLKSALADVVRRLNASEEQQAMSSRRGPTKARPMIATLPLRPSVNNGTILPKKGGGTLPSPSGSGSRKDTGTASTRSTVRRANSNEHVGSLTRRDSGDAKGNRTRAGSTGSNSSGKRSDSKQRDPVFNAGMRRVTHCKEEGYVKMYLKGRPITMFMPKDQVDGYCLEARADLPANKLKLDWVYGYRGRDCRSNLYLLPTGETVYFIASVVVLFNVDEQLQRHYTGHTDDIKCLAVHPDKITIATGQVAGTSLEGKLAPHIRVWDSVSLNTLHVLGAAYFERALVCLAFSKSNGGNTLCVVDDSNDHVLSVWDWQREDRLAEVKTSNDTVFAADFHPTDSNILVTCGKSHLHFWNLEKGMLVKKQGLFEKHEKPKFLLCVTFAENGDTITGDSSGNILVWGKGTNRISHVIHGAHEGSIFALCMLRNGTLLSGGKDSRLISWDSGYQQIQTVEVPDLFGPIRTVAEGRGETVLIGTTKNFVLQGSLDGEFVPITQGHTDELWGLAVHPCRPHFLTCGYDRQVCMWDSSSHQLVWSKNMEDTAQSADFHPSGSVVAIGTQIGRWLVLDTDSKDLVTVHTDGNEQLSVMSFGPDGNFLAIGSHDSYIYIYAVAENGRKYSRVGKCSGHSSFITHLDWSVDSQYLVSNSGDYEILYWIPSVCKQVVSMETIRDIEWATHTCTLGFQVFGMWSDGSDGTDINAGSRSNDKSLLATGDDFGKVHLFSFPCSQFRAPSHVYGGHSSHVTNVTFLYNDNCLVSTGGKDMSVMQWRIV from the exons ATGGAGGACGGCTTTTCCAGCTACAGCAGCTTGTATGACACCTCGTCGCTGCTGCAGTTCTGCAATG ATGACAGCGCGTCAGCATCCAGCAGCATGGAGGTCACAGACCGCATCGCCTCCCTGGAGCAGAGGGTCCAGATGCAGGAGGACGAGATCCAGCTGCTCAAATCCGCTCTGGCCGACGTGGTCCGTCGGCTCAACGCGTCTGAGGAGCAGCAAGCCATGAGCTCACGACGAGGGCCAACCAAAG CCCGGCCAATGATCGCCACCCTGCCGTTAAGACCTTCAGTGAACAACGGGACCATCCTACCAAAGAAAGGCGGTGGCACTCTGCCATCCCCGTCTGGATCTGGATCCAGGAAGGACACCGGCACAGCATCCACCAGGAG CACGGTGAGGAGAGCCAATTCCAACGAGCATGTCGGGTCTCTCACGCGGAGGGACTCGGGCGACGCCAAGGGCAACCGAACTCGCGCCGGGTCGACGGGAAGCAATTCCAGTGGCAAGAGAAGTGACAG CAAGCAGAGGGACCCGGTGTTCAATGCAG GGATGCGACGTGTGACACACTGCAAAG AGGAAGGTTAtgtgaaaatgtatttgaaagGCCGTCCCATCACCATGTTCATGCCCAAAGACCAAGTGGACGGCTACTGTTTGGAAGCCAGAGCCGACCTTCCGGCGAACAAACTCAAACTGGACTGGgt ATACGGTTACCGCGGTCGAGACTGCCGTTCTAATCTTTACTTGTTGCCCACCGGAGAAACGGTGTACTTCATTGCTTCTGTGGTTGTCCTCTTCAACGTGGATGAGCAGTTGCAGAGACACTACACTGGACACACGGACGACATTAAATG ctTGGCAGTCCACCCTGATAAAATCACCATAGCAACCGGGCAGGTTGCCGGCACCTCTTTGGAGGGTAAA TTGGCTCCACATATTCGCGTGTGGGACTCTGTCAGCCTCAACACGCTTCATGTTCTGGGAGCGGCTTACTTTGAGCGAGCGCTTGTCTGCTTGGCTTTCTCTAAGTCG AATGGAGGAAACACGCTTTGTGTTGTTGACGACTCGAATGATCACGTGCTGTCTGTTTGGGACTGGCAGCGAGAAGACAGACTGGCTGAGGTCAAG ACGTCCAACGACACAGTCTTTGCTGCAGACTTTCACCCGACTGACAGCAACATCCTGGTGACCTGTGGCAAGTCACACCTCCATTTTTGGAACTTGGAAAAAGGCATGCTGGTCAAGAAGCAAGGACTTTTCGAG AAACATGAGAAGCCCAAATTCCTTTTATGCGTGACCTTTGCAGAAAATGGAGATACCATCACTGGCGACTCAAGTGGAAACATATTGGTGTGGGGAAAAG GCACTAATCGCATCAGTCACGTCATCCACGGAGCTCACGAAGGCAGCATCTTTGCCCTGTGCATGCTGAGGAATGGCACGCTGTTGTCCGGAGGCAAAGACTCCCGCCTCATCTCTTGGGATAGCGGCTACCAGCAGATCCAAACAGTGGAG GTGCCAGATTTGTTTGGGCCCATCCGAACTGTAGCAGAGGGCAGAGGTGAGACTGTTCTCATCGGAACCACAAAGAACTTTGTTTTGCAAGGCAGCTTGGATGGAGAGTTTGTGCCCATTACTCAG GGTCACACAGATGAGTTGTGGGGTCTGGCTGTGCACCCCTGTAGGCCCCACTTTCTCACGTGTGGTTATGATAGACAAGTGTGTATGTGGGATTCCAGTTCACATCAACTCGTCTGGAGTAAAAACATGGAA GACACTGCCCAATCTGCAGACTTCCACCCGTCTGGATCTGTTGTTGCTATAGGAACCCAGATTGGCAG GTGGCTGGTACTGGACACTGACTCAAAGGATTTGGTCACAGTGCACACAGATGGAAATGAACAACTTTCTGTTATGAGCTTTGGCCCAG ACGGCAATTTCCTGGCCATCGGCTCTCATGACAGCTACATCTATATCTATGCCGTGGCAGAAAATGGCAGGAAGTACAGCAGAGTGGGCAAGTGCTCA GGTCATTCTAGTTTCATCACCCATCTGGACTGGTCAGTGGATTCCCAGTACTTGGTGTCTAACTCAGGAGACTATGAGATACTATACT GGATCCCATCCGTGTGCAAGCAGGTGGTCAGCATGGAGACCATCAGAGATATTGAATGGGCCACACACACCTGCACTCTCGGCTTTCAGGTTTTTG GCATGTGGTCCGATGGCTCGGACGGCACCGACATCAATGCTGGAAGCAGATCCAATGATAAGAGCCTTCTTGCTACTGGTGACGACTTTGGGAAGGTCCACCTCTTCTCCTTCCCCTGTTCTCAGTTCAGG GCTCCCAGCCATGTTTACGGTGGCCACAGCAGCCACGTGACCAACGTGACGTTCCTGTATAATGACAACTGCCtggtgtccaccggagggaagGACATGAGTGTGATGCAATGGAGGATAGTCTGA